CAAAGGGTACAGGTGATAAATCCATATTGATATCGCCTGTTAAGCGGGTCGTGAAATTCCTGTTTGCATTCAGGACACATGGCAAAATCGGGGGCAATCAGCACATCGGCAGCAACATTATTTTCTATTACACGAATGGAGAAATCAGAAAATGACTGTTCATCCGTTGCCGATAAAGTCCATGACCTGATGATTGCAAGCGATGGAGCCTCTTGAATTATTTTCTGCGAAAAAATATTTGCTGCTTCATCAGTAAGTGTGTTGAAATAAACATGTACACCGTCCGCATCATTGCTGGCAAAGCCGGAAATATTTTCAGCGACAGCGCACTTAAAAATTTGAGGACGAAAACCAATGCCCTGCACGCGTCCTTTGATATGTAAGTGAAAAGTCAAGGAAAAGCAGTGTTATGCTCAGTATTGATCCATGGAGCAAATTCCATAGTTATAACGGCAATGAGCTCTTCAAAAGCACCGTGCTTAGCTATTGAGAACACTTTATGTACTTTAAGCATCAGCAGGGGTGGACAGGAGATCAACAGCATGACAGTTTTTATGACTTGACGAAATATAAATTCTCATGGCATTTTTGTACGGGAATAAATGTACTGCTTTCGAAGATTTAATTAGAAGGAGCTGTGATTGAAAACCGGCACGATGAATCAGCTATAAGTTTCCGCGAATATGATCCAAAGATTCAGCCTCAAGATTCAAATGTGGCAGCAACAGCGCCCTTACATCTTTAAGGAAATCATACAACGACAGGTAGTCGAGTCCGCTGGTCTGACGTGCATACATCCAATGATCAATCGTCATCCAAACCTGCCAGGCCAAAACCTTGTATTGATCAGGTTGAGCAGGCTCTTTAAAACTACGGACTAATTTTCTTCGATCAGTTGTCACCGGCTTTATGATTACGAACTGTTCCGGCTGTCACCATTATTTACGAAATTAAATCTGGTGTTTTGATGCGGATGATGTATTCCTGAAAAATGTGCGGATATTTAGCGTTGCATAAGACCTTAAGATCAGAAATTGAATAACTACATCTCCATCATTGCGGATTCATTTACCGGCTACTTTAATTACTTATATGATGCAATTCTCTATCCTTCCTGGCACAATTATTTTTACTGGCTCATAGGTATTTCACTGCTTTGCTGGATGCTTGAAATAATTTTCCCATGGCGAAAAAAGCAACCTGCTATCAGAAAAGATTTCTGGCTGGATGGATTTTATATGTTCTTTAATTTCTTCATTTTTTCATTGGTAGGTTACAATGCACTGTCAAATATTGGCGTGCAGGCCTTCAGCGATTTTATCGGATTATTTGGTTTAAAAAATCTTGCAGCTATCAGTATTCAATCATGCCCGGCCTGGATCCAATTGCTGATATTGCTGGTGGTGAAAGATTTTATCGACTGGAATGTTCATCGCCTTCTGCATCGTGTTCAATGGTTATGGGAATTTCACAAAGTCCATCATTCCGTTGAGCAGATGGGTTTTGCGGCACATCTCCGTTATCACTGGATGGAAACCATCGCTTACCGTACTATTGAATATATTCCGTTGGCAATGATTGGATTTGGTATCAATGATTTTATTGTAGTGCATATTTTCACGCTTGCTGTCGGCCATTTAAATCATTCAAATTTGAAACTGCCTTTCGGTCCGTTGAAATATCTTTTTAACTCCTCGCAGATGCATATCTGGCACCACGCAAAGTATTTACCTGCCCGTTATGGCGTCAATTTTGGATTAACTTTGAGCTGCTGGGATTATTTATTCGCAACTGTTTACTGGCCGGAAAGTGGCCGCGATGAACCTCTGGGTTTCGATCACGATGAAAGTTTTCCGGTTACTTTTTTAAAGCAGATGAAACATCCATTTACTAAAAAGCAAAAAACATGAAACAACAATTACTTTCTCTTTTACTATTGCTCTCCTTTGCGGCCTGCAGTCAGACAACCACCACTGCTTACCACAATGCAGACAATAAAGCTTTTGCTGAACAACTGGAAAAAGAAAATGTAGTGATCCTTGATGTACGCACGCCGGAAGAATACAAAGAAGGACACATTCCTCAATCGGTGCTCCTTAATTATTACGACAGTGATTTTGAAACTAAGATTGACGCACTGGACAAAAACAAAACTTACCTCGTGTATTGCGCGTCAGGTGGCCGTTCTTCAAAGGCTTCTGCAATGATGTCAGGAAAAGAATTTAAAGAAATTTACAATTTGCAGGGAGGATTCAGCAAGTGGAATGGAGCCAGGGAAAAGTGAAAAAAGTGTGTAGGACGGATTATAGGTCATCATCCACATTCTTTGAACTTATATCATAAATAATTCGATACGTGAACGAAAAAATAGCTACCGATAAGGCTCCAAAACCTGTTGGGCTTTATCCGCATGCGAGAAAAGTGGGTAATCTCCTTTTTCTGAGCGGCATCGGTCCGCGGGAAGCAGGTACCAATAATATTCCCGGAAATGAATACAATGCTGACGGAACATTGGTGAAGTACGACATAGCTGCTCAATGTCATATGGTATTTAAAAACATTCGTACTGTGCTGGAAGCATCAGGCAGCAGTTGGGCTCAGTTAATCGATGTAACTGTTTTTCTCACCAATATGAAAGATGATTTTCCAACTTACAATACATTGTATGCGGAATATTTCAAAGACAATCAACCCTGCAGAACGACAGTTGAAATAAAATCGCTGCCTACGGCTATTGCGATTGAGTTGAAGTGTATTGCGGTGG
The genomic region above belongs to Chitinophagaceae bacterium and contains:
- a CDS encoding sterol desaturase family protein → MNNYISIIADSFTGYFNYLYDAILYPSWHNYFYWLIGISLLCWMLEIIFPWRKKQPAIRKDFWLDGFYMFFNFFIFSLVGYNALSNIGVQAFSDFIGLFGLKNLAAISIQSCPAWIQLLILLVVKDFIDWNVHRLLHRVQWLWEFHKVHHSVEQMGFAAHLRYHWMETIAYRTIEYIPLAMIGFGINDFIVVHIFTLAVGHLNHSNLKLPFGPLKYLFNSSQMHIWHHAKYLPARYGVNFGLTLSCWDYLFATVYWPESGRDEPLGFDHDESFPVTFLKQMKHPFTKKQKT
- a CDS encoding rhodanese-like domain-containing protein: MKQQLLSLLLLLSFAACSQTTTTAYHNADNKAFAEQLEKENVVILDVRTPEEYKEGHIPQSVLLNYYDSDFETKIDALDKNKTYLVYCASGGRSSKASAMMSGKEFKEIYNLQGGFSKWNGAREK
- a CDS encoding RidA family protein; its protein translation is MRYVNEKIATDKAPKPVGLYPHARKVGNLLFLSGIGPREAGTNNIPGNEYNADGTLVKYDIAAQCHMVFKNIRTVLEASGSSWAQLIDVTVFLTNMKDDFPTYNTLYAEYFKDNQPCRTTVEIKSLPTAIAIELKCIAVVSSE